One region of Channa argus isolate prfri chromosome 20, Channa argus male v1.0, whole genome shotgun sequence genomic DNA includes:
- the coa3a gene encoding cytochrome c oxidase assembly factor 3 homolog, mitochondrial: MADNTPKESVAPFATRVDPTKAGLSEEQMSFIRKVEVEQWKKKAQKLRARNVVTGLAIGALVAGIYGYTFYSVSQERIMDEIDNEAKRTRMQGPKTGAN; the protein is encoded by the exons ATGGCTGACAACACGCCGAAGGAGTCCGTTGCTCCTTTTGCAACCAGGGTAGACCCCACTAAAGCGGGTCTTTCTGAAGAACAGATGAGCTTTATCAGAAAAGTAGAGGTGGAACAATGGAAGAAGAAAGCACAGAAGCTGCGGGCACGAAATGTCGTGACAGGACTCGCTATTGGAGCTCTCGTAGCGGGAATCT ATGGCTACACATTTTACTCGGTTTCGCAGGAGCGGATCATGGATGAAATAGACAATGAGGCCAAGCGGACAAGAATGCAGGGACCAAAGACTGGTGCCAACTAA